Proteins from a genomic interval of Ndongobacter massiliensis:
- a CDS encoding HAD family phosphatase produces the protein MRSIRAVFFDCDGVLLDSEKIFLRCLQNRLAQYKTPLSISDLSEVLGKDMKGITAQIDAKWGLSMVDLEVFSNQVRRDFHEEFFSASLHPMTGLTDVLQQLKKKNIRLAVVSSSKRNYVAYVLDALGIADYFDFYLGREDVQQAKPDPEIYQLALKRARLQADEVLVIEDSTSGIQAAKKAGCHVLAYKGSEIVQDTSGADWTIASYDAFRLQDYVDL, from the coding sequence GTGCGCAGCATAAGGGCAGTATTCTTTGATTGTGATGGTGTTCTGCTAGACAGCGAGAAAATTTTTCTTCGTTGTCTGCAAAACCGTCTTGCACAGTATAAAACACCTTTGTCCATTTCAGATTTATCAGAGGTGCTGGGAAAAGACATGAAAGGAATCACTGCTCAAATTGATGCGAAATGGGGACTCTCCATGGTGGATCTGGAGGTTTTCAGCAATCAGGTTCGACGAGATTTTCATGAGGAGTTTTTTAGTGCAAGCTTGCATCCAATGACAGGATTGACCGATGTGCTTCAACAGTTAAAAAAGAAAAATATTCGACTGGCTGTTGTTTCATCTTCTAAACGCAATTACGTCGCCTATGTCCTAGATGCTCTGGGGATTGCAGATTACTTTGATTTTTATTTAGGTCGTGAGGATGTGCAGCAAGCAAAACCTGATCCGGAAATATACCAATTGGCATTAAAAAGAGCAAGGCTTCAAGCGGACGAAGTCTTGGTCATAGAGGATTCTACCAGTGGCATTCAAGCGGCGAAGAAAGCTGGTTGTCATGTATTAGCATATAAAGGCTCAGAAATTGTGCAAGATACTTCCGGCGCAGATTGGACAATTGCTTCATATGATGCATTTCGTTTGCAGGATTATGTTGATTTGTAG
- a CDS encoding PTS sugar transporter subunit IIC: MFIQSLLVAFWAWFNGMVVSEYLVWIVRGAPLVSGTITGILMGDWKAGAMIGASIQLLYMGQVTVGGISSYDKAYAGVIATAVCIASHQSPEIGITLAVALGTVGLIASNIFMTVCVAFVHMADRYVEKGETRYIWVYNWLLPNLLCVLLYGVPAFFAVYFGASYVENFMNSIPEIISTALTTVGMVLPALGIAMMLRTVYNFRFAPFIAIGYLCVAYLHMDIIGCAILGISCAVLYVSLGLDKLTERS, translated from the coding sequence ATGTTCATTCAATCATTACTGGTAGCATTTTGGGCGTGGTTTAATGGAATGGTTGTATCTGAATACCTAGTATGGATTGTTCGAGGAGCACCGCTGGTTTCCGGAACAATTACCGGCATTTTAATGGGCGATTGGAAAGCAGGAGCTATGATTGGCGCCTCCATTCAACTGTTGTACATGGGACAGGTCACAGTCGGAGGAATCTCATCATATGATAAAGCATATGCAGGTGTTATTGCTACAGCAGTTTGCATTGCTTCTCATCAATCCCCTGAAATCGGTATCACTCTGGCAGTGGCGCTTGGTACGGTTGGACTTATTGCCAGCAATATTTTTATGACGGTTTGCGTCGCTTTTGTCCACATGGCAGATCGTTATGTCGAAAAAGGAGAAACTCGTTATATCTGGGTTTATAACTGGTTGTTGCCAAATTTGCTTTGCGTGCTGCTTTACGGTGTGCCGGCTTTCTTTGCGGTTTATTTTGGAGCTTCGTATGTTGAAAATTTTATGAACAGTATCCCAGAAATTATTTCGACGGCGTTGACAACCGTAGGTATGGTTTTACCAGCACTTGGTATTGCGATGATGCTACGGACAGTTTATAATTTTCGTTTTGCACCTTTTATTGCGATTGGATATCTCTGCGTTGCTTATCTGCATATGGATATCATCGGCTGTGCAATTTTAGGAATCTCCTGTGCTGTTCTCTATGTAAGTCTTGGTCTCGACAAATTGACCGAAAGGAGCTAA
- a CDS encoding ABC transporter ATP-binding protein, protein MTEKILEVKNLRKYFPVRGRKGRFIHAVDDVSFSIAKGKTLGLVGESGCGKSSTARTVIRIYEPDAGQILLDGVDITRMKTRELFPHRKKMQMIFQDPYASLNARMTVRDIIAEPLEAHHVCASKKEEDDRVYAMLERVGLSREHAGRYAHEFSGGQRQRIGIARAIILRPQLIICDEPISALDVSIQAQIVNLLSQLQSEFGLSYLFIAHDLSMVRYVSDDVGVMYLGKLVEHCAAEEVYRNPLHPYTQGLLKSVPQPDPTHRVIDREVAIQGDLPSPIDLPAGCRFQNRCPYAMQQCHAVEPDLQEVDTGHFVACHLYQAASRQATVLPQEATAPMQTVGMQ, encoded by the coding sequence ATGACGGAAAAAATTCTTGAAGTAAAAAATCTCCGAAAATATTTTCCGGTACGCGGCAGAAAAGGGCGATTTATTCACGCAGTGGATGATGTCAGTTTTTCCATTGCAAAAGGGAAGACGCTGGGTCTGGTCGGGGAGAGCGGCTGCGGAAAGAGCAGTACGGCGCGTACGGTCATTCGGATTTACGAGCCGGATGCCGGACAGATCCTTTTGGACGGAGTGGATATTACGCGCATGAAAACGCGTGAATTGTTTCCCCATCGCAAGAAGATGCAGATGATTTTCCAGGATCCGTATGCATCGCTGAATGCGCGCATGACCGTCCGGGATATTATTGCGGAACCGCTGGAAGCCCACCATGTCTGCGCTTCGAAAAAAGAAGAGGATGATCGTGTGTATGCCATGCTTGAGAGGGTCGGTCTTTCAAGGGAGCACGCCGGGCGGTATGCGCATGAGTTTTCCGGGGGACAGCGCCAGCGCATCGGTATTGCGCGTGCGATCATATTGCGCCCGCAGCTTATCATCTGCGATGAACCGATTTCTGCACTGGACGTCAGCATTCAGGCACAAATTGTCAACCTTCTCTCGCAGTTGCAGTCGGAATTCGGGCTTTCCTATCTTTTCATTGCGCATGACTTGTCGATGGTGCGCTATGTGTCAGATGATGTCGGCGTCATGTATTTGGGGAAATTGGTCGAACATTGCGCAGCAGAAGAGGTGTATCGCAATCCGCTGCATCCGTATACCCAAGGCTTGCTGAAAAGCGTTCCGCAGCCGGATCCCACGCATCGCGTGATCGATCGGGAAGTGGCAATACAGGGGGATTTGCCGAGCCCCATTGATTTGCCGGCCGGGTGTCGGTTCCAAAACCGCTGTCCGTATGCAATGCAACAATGTCACGCCGTCGAACCGGATTTGCAGGAAGTGGATACGGGACACTTTGTTGCCTGTCACCTTTATCAGGCGGCATCGCGCCAGGCGACCGTGCTACCCCAAGAGGCTACGGCACCAATGCAAACGGTGGGGATGCAATAG
- a CDS encoding ABC transporter ATP-binding protein, producing MSLLQVKNLQTSFVTQAGEVQAVRGVSFTLEPGDTLGIVGESGSGKSVTNMSILGLNAPNAYVKQGEIFFEGKDLLQLPARELRKIRGKEIAMIFQDPMSSLNPLMTIGKQVAEMITIHEKGLDAKGLRARVIELLDMVRIPEAERRFDSYPHEFSGGMRQRVMIAMALALRPKILIADEPTTALDVTVQDQILRLLAELQRKNQMAILFVTHDLSVVAQLCNRVLVMYGGMVMEEAGIEALFVRPQHPYTMGLFQSVPKAGSKKSDPLHSIPGSPPDMLKPPVGCPFAPRCPYARNICAQYLPPLVPVQEAHFSRCWLQTETGLAQSGNPFAGHRPRVEVASESPTPAQVPVESCKEEEGRNDGKNS from the coding sequence ATGTCCTTATTACAGGTGAAAAATTTGCAGACCTCTTTTGTGACACAGGCCGGTGAAGTCCAAGCAGTGCGCGGGGTGTCGTTTACGTTGGAACCGGGCGATACCCTAGGCATCGTCGGGGAAAGCGGCAGCGGTAAGAGCGTGACGAACATGAGCATTTTGGGGCTGAATGCGCCGAATGCCTATGTGAAGCAGGGCGAAATTTTCTTTGAAGGGAAAGACCTGCTGCAATTGCCCGCGCGCGAGCTGCGGAAAATCCGCGGCAAAGAGATCGCCATGATTTTTCAGGATCCGATGAGCTCATTGAATCCGTTGATGACCATCGGAAAACAGGTGGCGGAGATGATCACGATTCACGAAAAAGGATTGGACGCCAAAGGGCTTCGTGCACGGGTCATCGAGCTTTTGGACATGGTGCGCATTCCCGAAGCGGAGCGGCGTTTTGATTCCTATCCGCATGAATTTTCCGGTGGGATGCGCCAGCGCGTAATGATTGCCATGGCGCTTGCCCTGCGTCCGAAAATTCTCATTGCCGACGAGCCGACCACCGCTCTGGATGTGACCGTGCAGGATCAGATTTTGCGCCTTTTGGCTGAGCTGCAGCGCAAAAATCAGATGGCGATTCTCTTCGTTACGCATGATCTGTCTGTTGTGGCACAACTTTGCAATCGCGTCTTGGTGATGTACGGTGGCATGGTAATGGAAGAGGCGGGCATCGAAGCGCTGTTTGTACGACCGCAGCACCCGTATACGATGGGGTTGTTTCAATCCGTGCCCAAGGCGGGGTCGAAAAAAAGCGATCCGTTGCATTCGATTCCGGGGTCGCCGCCGGATATGTTAAAACCGCCGGTCGGTTGTCCGTTTGCACCGCGTTGTCCCTATGCGCGAAACATTTGCGCGCAGTACCTGCCCCCGTTGGTTCCGGTGCAGGAGGCGCATTTCAGCCGGTGTTGGCTGCAAACGGAAACAGGACTTGCGCAAAGTGGTAATCCCTTTGCAGGACATCGCCCTCGGGTGGAAGTTGCTTCGGAGAGTCCGACGCCTGCACAGGTACCGGTCGAATCCTGCAAAGAAGAGGAGGGGCGGAATGACGGAAAAAATTCTTGA
- a CDS encoding TIGR00730 family Rossman fold protein, which produces MNITVYLGALPGKDLQLTLAVRALGQWIGTQGHCLVYGGSKSGLMGQLAESVLQAGGQVIGVEPQFFVDAGLLYEEITELIITKDMAERRTKMMELGDAFIAFPGGTGTLDEISEVMSAVSLRHLDAPCILYNLHGYYDSLKALLEHMTEMGLSSAERQEGIYFAESLEAIERILKTKA; this is translated from the coding sequence GTGAATATTACCGTATATCTGGGGGCTTTACCGGGCAAGGATCTGCAGCTGACATTGGCTGTGCGTGCGTTGGGGCAGTGGATCGGCACGCAGGGGCATTGTCTTGTCTATGGAGGTTCAAAATCCGGATTGATGGGGCAACTGGCCGAAAGTGTATTGCAAGCGGGCGGACAGGTCATCGGCGTGGAGCCTCAGTTTTTTGTGGATGCCGGACTTTTGTATGAAGAAATCACGGAGCTCATTATTACGAAAGATATGGCGGAGCGCCGAACGAAGATGATGGAATTGGGAGATGCCTTTATCGCTTTTCCCGGCGGAACAGGAACTTTGGATGAAATCAGTGAAGTGATGTCGGCGGTTTCTTTGCGCCACCTGGATGCACCATGCATTTTATATAATCTCCATGGATATTACGATTCTTTAAAAGCGTTATTGGAGCATATGACGGAAATGGGACTTTCTTCGGCGGAACGCCAAGAGGGTATTTATTTTGCCGAGAGTCTGGAAGCCATTGAACGGATTTTGAAGACAAAGGCATAA
- a CDS encoding DeoR/GlpR family DNA-binding transcription regulator, translated as MKYQRQIDMLQYIINRRKVTNSDLLKHFNISKATLNRDLRELEKTGNIEKVYGGALSKVDVSDFQMLIKDKEQLHIDAKIGIAKIACSLIQPVDTIIIDSGSTMYYFAKELLKLQKLTDLTVVTNDLKVAYTLCTHPNISIIITGGIKHSDGYDLYCDQIPEMVRSLHISKYFVATSAFDLEVGITHTNYKDVQIKKTFMSYADEVLLCADSSKEGLLKRFRIGEVKSVNRLITDDGINTDRLQKYRELGIDVLLAKNNSADSRPIDAQE; from the coding sequence ATGAAGTATCAAAGGCAAATTGATATGTTGCAATATATTATCAATCGACGCAAAGTTACCAACTCTGATCTACTGAAGCATTTCAACATATCAAAAGCAACCTTAAATCGAGATCTTCGAGAACTTGAAAAAACTGGCAATATTGAAAAAGTGTACGGAGGCGCGCTTAGCAAGGTTGACGTCAGTGACTTTCAGATGCTAATTAAAGATAAAGAACAATTACATATTGATGCAAAAATTGGCATTGCTAAAATTGCGTGTTCTCTCATTCAACCCGTCGATACCATTATCATCGACAGCGGTAGCACCATGTACTACTTCGCAAAGGAATTGTTGAAGTTGCAAAAACTTACCGATTTGACTGTTGTCACCAATGATTTGAAAGTGGCTTATACACTTTGTACACATCCTAATATTTCCATCATCATAACGGGTGGCATCAAACATAGCGACGGCTATGATCTCTATTGCGACCAAATTCCTGAAATGGTGCGTTCGCTTCATATCAGCAAATATTTTGTTGCAACCAGTGCTTTTGACCTTGAGGTCGGCATTACACACACCAATTATAAAGATGTACAAATAAAAAAGACATTCATGAGCTATGCTGATGAAGTTCTTCTTTGTGCAGACAGTTCAAAAGAAGGTTTGCTAAAGCGCTTCCGAATCGGTGAAGTGAAAAGTGTGAATCGCCTAATCACAGATGATGGCATCAATACAGATCGCCTGCAAAAATATCGCGAATTAGGTATTGATGTACTCTTGGCGAAAAATAATTCTGCAGATAGCCGCCCGATTGACGCGCAAGAATAA
- a CDS encoding PTS system mannose/fructose/sorbose family transporter subunit IID produces the protein MEASIQKSEKQLRKRDLLHSFLIWETTSESCLSYERLMSLGFCHAMTPIINRLYDSKEEKALALKRHMVFFNTENNWGAFIPGIVASMEEERANGAEITDETINSVKAGLMGPLAGIGDTITQGLLKTVLLAIFVDMTQKGNIVAPFIYALFMGIYIAGMGYFTFFSGYRLGQNMLNRITDNSIMRKITNSLSILGMTIAGAMMVNNVNIHTPVEIHINETSIVIQELLDSILPGILSVAFVMFCFALMKKNVSVFKIMVILFVVAVLAAIVGIL, from the coding sequence ATGGAAGCAAGTATTCAAAAAAGTGAAAAACAGTTGCGGAAACGGGATCTGTTGCACAGTTTCCTGATTTGGGAAACGACTTCAGAATCCTGCCTGAGTTATGAACGACTAATGTCTCTTGGCTTTTGTCATGCCATGACACCGATCATCAATCGTCTTTACGATTCAAAAGAGGAGAAAGCATTAGCGCTGAAGCGTCATATGGTCTTTTTCAATACAGAAAACAACTGGGGCGCTTTTATACCGGGAATTGTTGCTTCAATGGAAGAAGAACGTGCCAATGGAGCTGAAATCACGGATGAAACGATTAACAGCGTAAAGGCCGGCTTAATGGGGCCATTAGCAGGTATCGGTGATACGATCACACAAGGTTTGCTTAAAACGGTTTTACTGGCAATTTTTGTTGACATGACTCAAAAGGGAAATATCGTTGCGCCTTTTATTTATGCGCTATTCATGGGCATATATATTGCCGGCATGGGTTACTTCACATTCTTCAGCGGCTATCGTTTAGGGCAGAACATGCTGAACCGTATTACGGATAATTCCATCATGCGAAAAATTACCAATAGCCTTTCTATTTTAGGCATGACAATTGCTGGCGCTATGATGGTGAATAATGTTAACATCCACACGCCGGTGGAGATTCATATCAATGAGACATCGATTGTAATTCAGGAATTGTTGGATTCCATTTTACCAGGCATTCTCAGTGTCGCTTTCGTTATGTTTTGTTTTGCGCTCATGAAAAAGAATGTCAGTGTCTTTAAGATCATGGTTATTTTGTTTGTGGTCGCTGTTTTAGCCGCAATCGTGGGAATCCTATAG
- a CDS encoding PTS sugar transporter subunit IIA: protein MRKILLLSHGNLASELLQSSQMIMGEVVGVSAITLREGEDLKEYAETIKTEILKENDGLLILIDLFGGTPFMQASQIYSELDDQEKIRIVTGVNLPMLLELLSNLREKSLEELACLAEEYGKKGIINLCKTSEVKNGN from the coding sequence ATGCGGAAAATTTTGTTACTCAGCCACGGAAATCTAGCAAGCGAACTGCTTCAATCTTCACAAATGATTATGGGGGAAGTTGTCGGAGTAAGTGCGATTACACTCAGAGAGGGGGAGGATCTTAAAGAATACGCAGAAACTATTAAGACTGAAATCTTAAAGGAAAACGATGGCCTGTTAATTCTTATTGATTTGTTTGGAGGAACACCATTCATGCAGGCTTCTCAAATCTACTCAGAATTGGACGATCAAGAAAAGATTCGTATTGTTACCGGCGTGAATTTGCCAATGTTGTTAGAACTGCTCAGCAATCTAAGGGAAAAGAGCTTGGAAGAGTTAGCATGCTTGGCAGAAGAGTACGGAAAAAAAGGCATTATAAATTTATGTAAAACATCGGAGGTTAAGAATGGGAATTAA
- a CDS encoding BtpA/SgcQ family protein yields the protein MAKNWLTEIWGEDKIAIGLVHLLALPGDPLYDPEGGMEKIYEAALQDIEALQKGGIDGIHFSNEFSFPYELNPPREIISAMAYLMGRLREKITVPYGANVISNPADSIALCATTGALWTRGAFSGVYSGNMGLQNAEIGKYVRLRHNLHADRVRMVHYVVPESSLDIGGRDPLASAKAAQFNNMPDAFAVPGATAGKTADMGLLHSLRECMPDMVLFASTGVKKETVEEVFTTADAAFIATSLKKDGIFENPVDENRVGDFMETLKHFRSKKRG from the coding sequence ATGGCAAAAAATTGGTTAACTGAAATATGGGGAGAAGACAAAATTGCAATCGGGCTTGTGCATTTATTGGCTTTACCGGGTGATCCCCTGTATGACCCAGAAGGCGGTATGGAAAAAATCTATGAAGCGGCACTTCAAGATATTGAGGCGCTTCAAAAAGGTGGCATTGATGGGATCCATTTTTCAAACGAGTTCAGTTTTCCTTATGAATTGAACCCTCCACGTGAAATTATATCGGCAATGGCATATTTGATGGGCAGACTTCGTGAAAAAATTACGGTTCCCTATGGTGCCAACGTGATTTCAAATCCGGCAGATAGTATTGCGCTTTGTGCTACTACGGGTGCATTGTGGACACGAGGTGCTTTTTCCGGTGTATATTCCGGAAACATGGGATTGCAGAATGCAGAGATCGGAAAATACGTACGACTTCGCCATAATTTACACGCAGATAGGGTACGCATGGTCCATTACGTAGTGCCGGAATCCAGTTTGGATATTGGCGGAAGAGATCCCCTAGCATCGGCGAAAGCAGCGCAGTTCAACAATATGCCTGATGCCTTTGCCGTTCCTGGGGCAACGGCAGGAAAGACGGCTGACATGGGTCTTCTGCATTCCCTTCGGGAATGCATGCCGGACATGGTGCTTTTTGCTTCTACTGGAGTAAAAAAAGAAACCGTTGAAGAGGTGTTTACTACGGCGGATGCAGCATTCATTGCGACATCTTTGAAAAAAGATGGAATTTTTGAGAATCCTGTAGATGAAAATCGGGTGGGTGACTTTATGGAAACCTTGAAGCATTTTCGCTCTAAAAAAAGGGGATGA
- a CDS encoding ABC transporter substrate-binding protein: MKKKLRVVAWLCALALLTSCGNGGKESSGESMDSATNSAEASSESAASAQEITYVLSNEPDGLDPNVTNNTFAAPFLINCFEGLVTTNEKGELVPGISEGWEVSDDGLTYTFHLRKGLKWSDGSDFSSEDFIYSYERMLKPETGAQYVDFLLDYIAGAKEIFDTGSGTLGVEAPDAETLVFHLTKPAPYFVNMLGMWSFYPVQKQTIEANGDKWTLKPETYVSNGPFKITEMKLGESVTLEKNENYWDAANVKLQKITFRYIKDQATALTAFESGDVDGINSVPNADVPRLKAESEDFFQFPSYATTYYLINCQKAPYDNPKVREALNLALDRQSLIDNVLQGGAEVASGLVAPGYSVDGKDYTEGRSNYGILPQADVEKAKALLAEAGFPDGAGFPTMQLSYYTDPKVKSIVESLAQMWKQNLGIDVEISTKEWPVYYDDVKAMNYEVCAMGWSADYMHPMSFLPLFCTNDANNNSGYSNPAYDELVQKAQSETDAAKGVEIMREAEDVLMKDYPFIPLYYRSNAIMMRKSIQGWSMDAMGFLRFVHAEVKE, from the coding sequence ATGAAAAAGAAATTGCGTGTTGTAGCATGGCTTTGCGCCCTAGCTCTGCTGACCTCCTGTGGGAATGGGGGGAAGGAAAGCTCCGGGGAGAGTATGGATTCTGCCACCAACAGCGCGGAGGCTTCTTCGGAGAGCGCGGCATCGGCGCAGGAGATTACCTATGTGCTCTCGAATGAGCCGGACGGGCTGGATCCGAATGTAACGAACAACACCTTTGCCGCTCCGTTTTTGATCAACTGTTTTGAAGGTTTGGTCACGACGAATGAGAAGGGGGAATTGGTGCCCGGCATTTCCGAGGGATGGGAAGTATCGGACGACGGACTTACATACACCTTCCACCTGCGCAAGGGGCTCAAGTGGAGCGACGGTTCCGACTTCAGTTCGGAAGACTTTATCTATTCCTATGAACGCATGTTGAAGCCGGAAACCGGCGCACAGTATGTCGACTTTTTACTGGATTATATTGCAGGCGCCAAGGAAATCTTTGATACGGGCAGCGGCACGCTGGGCGTTGAAGCGCCGGATGCTGAGACACTTGTTTTTCACCTCACCAAACCGGCCCCGTATTTCGTGAATATGCTGGGCATGTGGTCATTCTATCCGGTGCAGAAACAGACGATTGAAGCCAACGGCGACAAGTGGACGCTGAAACCGGAAACTTATGTTTCCAACGGACCGTTTAAGATTACAGAAATGAAGTTGGGCGAGTCCGTCACCCTTGAAAAGAATGAAAACTATTGGGATGCGGCGAATGTAAAATTGCAGAAGATTACATTCCGCTATATCAAAGATCAGGCGACGGCGTTGACCGCCTTTGAAAGTGGCGACGTCGATGGCATCAACAGCGTGCCAAATGCGGATGTGCCGCGGTTGAAGGCAGAGAGCGAAGATTTCTTCCAATTTCCGTCCTATGCGACGACGTATTACCTAATCAACTGCCAGAAGGCGCCATATGATAATCCGAAAGTGCGCGAGGCGCTCAATTTAGCACTGGACCGGCAGTCTCTTATTGATAACGTGCTCCAGGGCGGCGCGGAAGTAGCGTCCGGTCTGGTTGCGCCGGGCTACAGCGTCGACGGCAAGGATTATACGGAGGGGCGCAGCAATTACGGCATCCTTCCGCAGGCGGATGTGGAAAAGGCGAAAGCCCTGCTGGCGGAAGCGGGCTTCCCCGACGGCGCAGGCTTCCCGACCATGCAGCTTTCTTACTATACGGATCCCAAGGTAAAATCGATTGTTGAATCGCTCGCCCAGATGTGGAAACAGAATTTAGGCATTGATGTCGAAATTTCCACGAAAGAGTGGCCTGTATACTATGACGATGTCAAAGCGATGAATTATGAAGTTTGTGCGATGGGCTGGAGCGCGGATTACATGCACCCGATGAGCTTTTTGCCGCTCTTCTGCACCAATGACGCGAACAATAACAGCGGATACAGCAATCCCGCATACGACGAGCTGGTTCAGAAGGCACAATCGGAAACCGATGCCGCAAAAGGCGTAGAAATTATGCGCGAAGCGGAAGATGTTTTGATGAAAGACTATCCGTTCATTCCGCTATACTACCGCAGCAATGCCATTATGATGCGCAAGTCGATCCAAGGCTGGAGCATGGATGCGATGGGCTTCCTGCGTTTCGTGCATGCCGAGGTGAAGGAATAA
- a CDS encoding PTS sugar transporter subunit IIB, giving the protein MGIKMVRIDDRLIHGQIVAAWAKSLSIQRIWIIDDAVAKNQFLINVMKMVAPPDTELQITGTDKIPSVASEYDKASMNTLVLVKTPEVAEKLFDSNISFRELNVGGMGASATRTKLFKNISASEEERKTLDRLQEKGVTVYFQVTPNDKKTNYS; this is encoded by the coding sequence ATGGGAATTAAGATGGTTCGAATTGATGATCGTCTCATTCATGGCCAAATCGTAGCTGCCTGGGCGAAAAGCTTATCCATTCAACGAATTTGGATTATCGATGATGCAGTCGCCAAAAACCAGTTTTTGATTAATGTTATGAAGATGGTTGCGCCGCCAGACACCGAGTTACAGATTACAGGCACGGACAAAATTCCTTCAGTGGCTTCAGAATATGACAAAGCTTCCATGAATACACTTGTTTTGGTGAAAACGCCAGAAGTTGCGGAGAAGTTGTTTGATAGTAACATTTCTTTCAGAGAACTCAATGTTGGCGGTATGGGTGCGAGTGCGACGCGTACGAAGTTGTTCAAAAATATTTCGGCGAGCGAAGAGGAACGTAAGACTTTGGATCGATTGCAGGAAAAAGGGGTTACAGTTTATTTTCAAGTAACGCCGAACGATAAAAAAACCAATTATTCGTAA
- a CDS encoding ABC transporter permease: protein MDRIEKNGLAGSENPEQMPGAWEKWDAGHTLREKIYGKKRTFAADVWFRFRHKTSALIGLIVIFLLTLFAFVGPLFTEHTYDRQNLDYANLPPFLTVHEVNGKCYYVTQGLKLLPFDEAGNLEEALSGGSEDLVERSLLFETKDGPLKLFYAKKPQEVQDANGTVAAVKKMWNPEYLLGSDMLGRDIMARLMFGTRVSLFVALVATLVNMTIGIVYGGISGYVGGMTDIIMMRIVDIISTIPLTLYVILLMVFLDSGLLSIVVALSSVYWVTMAQVVRGQVFAMKDQEFILAAKTIGSSARTILLRHALPNMMGPILVTATMLIPSAIFMEAFLSFIGLGIAPPMASLGTMCNDSIQTLKSAPYQLFLPSLVICIIMFSFNYVGDGLRDALDPKLKK, encoded by the coding sequence ATGGATCGAATCGAAAAAAACGGTCTTGCGGGTTCTGAAAATCCGGAACAGATGCCGGGCGCTTGGGAAAAGTGGGATGCGGGGCACACGCTTCGCGAAAAGATTTATGGGAAAAAACGCACTTTTGCCGCGGATGTCTGGTTCCGTTTTCGTCATAAAACCAGTGCGCTGATAGGTCTGATTGTTATTTTCCTGCTTACACTTTTTGCCTTTGTTGGACCGCTGTTCACGGAACACACCTATGATCGACAGAATTTGGATTATGCGAATTTGCCACCGTTTTTGACGGTGCATGAAGTAAACGGCAAGTGCTACTATGTGACACAAGGCTTGAAATTGTTGCCTTTTGACGAGGCAGGGAATTTAGAAGAAGCCTTGTCGGGCGGTTCGGAAGACCTTGTGGAACGCTCGCTCCTTTTCGAAACAAAGGACGGACCGTTGAAATTATTTTATGCCAAAAAACCGCAGGAAGTACAGGACGCAAACGGGACGGTTGCGGCTGTGAAAAAGATGTGGAATCCAGAGTATCTTTTGGGCTCGGATATGCTCGGACGCGACATCATGGCCCGGTTGATGTTCGGCACACGCGTGTCACTCTTCGTGGCGTTGGTGGCGACGCTCGTCAATATGACGATCGGCATCGTGTACGGTGGCATTTCGGGCTATGTCGGCGGCATGACGGATATCATTATGATGCGCATTGTCGATATTATCAGCACGATACCGCTTACCCTGTATGTCATTTTGCTCATGGTATTTTTGGACAGTGGCCTGTTGAGCATTGTTGTGGCGCTATCGAGTGTGTATTGGGTGACCATGGCCCAAGTGGTGCGTGGGCAGGTCTTTGCCATGAAAGATCAGGAATTTATCCTGGCGGCTAAGACCATCGGTTCTTCGGCGCGAACGATTCTTTTACGCCACGCGCTGCCGAATATGATGGGACCGATTCTCGTCACGGCGACCATGCTCATTCCGTCCGCCATTTTTATGGAAGCTTTTTTGAGTTTTATCGGGCTGGGCATCGCACCGCCGATGGCGAGCCTCGGCACGATGTGTAACGATAGCATTCAGACGCTGAAATCGGCGCCATATCAGCTGTTTTTGCCGTCGCTGGTGATCTGCATCATCATGTTTTCGTTTAACTACGTCGGGGACGGACTGCGCGATGCACTCGACCCCAAACTGAAGAAATAG